From the genome of Loxodonta africana isolate mLoxAfr1 chromosome 4, mLoxAfr1.hap2, whole genome shotgun sequence:
TACTAAAATGACAAAGTATGACTTCCAAGACTAAGTCATAAAAGACATCATGGCTTCCAACTTGCTCTCTCGGAGTGTTTACTCTGGGAGACTAGCCTCCATGTCGTGAGGATACTCGAGCAGCTCATGGAGAGGactaaatggaaagaaaaatgaaatctgcCAACAACCAGCCCTATGCGGTTGAATCATCTTGGAAGGCGAACTTTCAGCTCCAGTCAAACCTTCAGATGAATGCAGCCCAAGGTAACATCTTGACTGCGTCATCATAAGTGATCCAATGTCAGAACTACTCAGCTAAGGTGCTCCCAAGTTCCTGACCAAGAGAAACTATgtgaaataaatgtttattgttttaagccgCTACATTCTGGGATAATtggttatgcagcaatagataactaatataaGCCTTCTCATTGTTAAGCTGTTAGCTGACAGTTGATGTTAACTGTCAATTCATACTAGGTCCAGCTATTACACATACGTGAATAACAATACACATGGGCTCTAAATTCAGACTGACTGGTTCAAATCCATGATCACTATTACGTGACCCTAGGCAAGTTGTCCTTATATCCAATCTtgtaaaatgggaagaataaCAGTACATATCTTCGATGATTGTTGTGAAAATTGAGTTAATTAGGTTAATTGCATTAATTGAGTACTTAAGTAAAGAACAGTGTTAGGAACATAGTAAGTGCTATCTATTATGATGCTGTATGATTCAATAAATAAGGCTATgctttataaaagagaaaaaagacagaATCCATTGAGAAAAAATACTCATTTGGCTGTCAGGACTCTCTTTTTTGACTTCTGCCACatgtaaggaagaaaaaagaggggcAGAGAGACCAAAGAAGGCATAAAATACTTGGGTTAATAAGCCTTAACCACATCTAGCCAGGATAAACTAAGTGACTATATAATTTACCCTATAAATATGGATATTTCTGAGAGTGAAAAGGAGCCCTATTAATAACTATGCTAAGAAAACGGGCCTAAACCAGCACGGATTCGTAGCACACTACTAGGATTCATTTAAGCCTGATTGAGACGTTAACAATGTACCAAAAAGTACTAAGCAaatgttttctttccttattttttctcttaatgtATCATCTTCTTGAAATGCAGTATTAATCTtctttttcttaatagtttttaacGAAGCAGAACATATACTAATGTaggtttcagttaatagtgacttTAACTGAACTTCCTGCTTACACCAAGAGGCTTATTATAAACAAGGCAGCAGCCAATGCCCCCATGGTAGGTAAAgtaactatgaggaaataaacatCATCTGGGACTGAACTTGCAAATGTGATCAGTAAGATTTTTGTAATCTGTACTTTGGGACTTCCTATACCATCAGTCTAGTAATTATTTATGGTAAACAATTCAGAATCTACTTTTCTCTATTATTATGTTCACactcttttttaaagaaaaacatgaaagatTTGTATTTGTGGAATGTCTCCCAAGTTTACTtacttatttattaattttctccACAATACAAGAAAGGGTATGATAAATATAGGCATAGTCCCAGGTCAGCTCAATGACAGCTGTCCCTGAGACTGGCCTAAAATTTATTAAGATTATTTATACTGAGCTTCTACAGGGACAGAGGCCCTTAGAGATTTTCTTGAAGTTCTAGTTTTACGTAAATAAACTTTTTACCACTTAATCATATTGTAATTCCCCTTATTGTAACATCCATGATTTCTCCATTCAGAAATTACATGTGGCATATAATTAAATAATTGATTAGTAACATGTATATTCATGTCTAAGCTCTTTACTGAATATGAATGacaaaatataattttcaaaGAGTTAAAAACTTAATACACATGCAAATAAATAAGCACATGTCAAAGACTTATGTAACTCAATAATGAGAAAAACAGCAAGACAGCAAATATATTAATACATAtaatcaattttaaaaaagaatgctgGAGTAAGATTGCTAAATCACATACAAAACTGATTCATACTCTATAGGCCAGTATAATGTAACCTTTCAGGTTATCTTTTCTACCTGCCTGAAATCATTTGCATCTTATCAATTTTCTATAATTTCTAACTTCAGAGAGTTTTGGTATTAATTAATAGCAAATAGTAAGtctattattcaaaatttatgtaccaaccactaatggcaaagatgaagaaatatgagattttcaccaacttctacagtctgaaattgaccaaacatgaaatcaagatgcattgataattactggtaattgggaatgcaaaagttggaaataaagaaggattggtatttggaaaatatggccttgttgatagaaacaaAACCAGAGATTGCACgatagaattttacaaaaccaacaacttattcaaCACAAATACCTTTATCATCatcaatggcaactatacactgTACCTCAccgaatggaatacacaggaacaaaatcgactacatctgtgaaaaagaGACGATGGAGCAGCTCagtatcctcagtcagaacaaggccagcagctgactgcagaacaggccatcaactgctcatatgcaagctcaaggtgaagctgaagaaaattagaacaagtccacgagagccaaagtacaactttgagaatatcccacctcaTTTTAGAAACTATcccaagaatacatttgacacattgaacactaatgaccaaagacaacaCGAGTcatgagatgacatcaaggatatcatacatcaagaaagtaaaaggtcattaaaaaggcagaaaagaaagaaaagaccaaaatggatgtcagaggagactctgaaacttgctcttgaacattacagtagctaaagcgaacggaagaaatgatggagtaagaGAGcagaacataagatttcaaagggtcgctccagaagacaaagtaaagtactataatgaaatgtgctggACATAGGAAATCaacagggaagaacatgctcacattcctcaagctgaaagaacttaagaaaaaaaaaattccggcctcgagttgcaatattgaaggattctgtggacaagatactaaacaatgcaggaagaatcaaaaaaaaaaaaaaaagatggaaggaatacacagggtcactgtaccgaaaaaaactggtcaacattcaaccatttcaggagatggcatatgatcaagagccaatggtactgagggaagatcTCCAAGCTGCGGTGAGGGCATtaggaaaaaacaaggctctaggaattgacagaataccaactgagatgtttccacacaccgatgcaacactggaagcactcattcgtctatgccaagaaatgtggaagacaactacctggccaaccaactggaagagatccatatttgtgcctattccaaagaaaagcgatcaaacagaatgcgaaaattatcaaacagtatcattaatatcacacacaagtaaaattttgctaaagataattcaaaaacggttgcagcagtacaaagACAGGGAACTGCGGGAAATCCAAGCTCAATTCAGAAacggatgtggaacaagggatgtcactgctgatgtcagatgaatcttcgCTAAAAGCCTGTgttttactatgcaaaggcattcaactggcattcataacaaactatggatagcactgcgaagaacgggaattccagaacacttaattgtgctcatgtggaacctgtacatagaccaagaagcagtggttcaaacagaacaaagggatacagcgtagtttaaaatcaggaaaggtgtgagtcagggttgtatcctttcaccatacttattcaatctgtatgttgagaaaatactctgagaaactggactatatgaagaagaacatagcatcaagattggtggaagactcattaacaacctgcaatatgcagacgatacaaccttgcttgcttaaagtgaagaagacttgaagcacttcctgatgaagattcagtatggattacacctcaacataaaacaaaaatcctcacaactggaccaataagcaacatcatgataaacggagaaaatactgaagttgtcaaggatttcattttacttgaatctacaatcaacacccatggacgcagcagtcaagaaatcaaatgatgtattgcactgggcaagtcagctgcaaaaaacttctttaaagtgttaaacagcaaagacatcactttgaggactaaggtactgctgacccaagccatggtattttcaatagccagaatgctccttagaagcaatgaggctttgtctcatgtactttggacatgttatcaggaaggaccagtccctggagaagaacaccatgcttggtaaggtaggctcaccgaaaaagaggaagatcttcaacgatATGGACTGAcatagttgctgcaacaatgggctcaaacatagcaatgactgtaaggCTGACACAGgcccaggtagtgtttcattctgttgtgcatagggtctccacgaattgaaaccaacttgagggcacctaacaacaggaataACAGTAAGTCAAACAAAGTTACATTCCCAAAAGCATCACATGACCCTAGGTCTTTTTAAGCAATGCTCTACTATGACACTGAAAGATCACACTGTGATCTTATCTTATTACCAAGTCTGGATCACTTTTCTtaataacccagtgctgtcgagtcgtttccgactcatagcgaccctataggacagagtaggactgccccatagagtttccaaggagtgcctggcagattcaaactgctgaccctttggttagcagctgtagcatttaaccactatgccgcttttcttaatatgaaaaaaaaaatccctgattcAGTTTTCTATAATGATCACAACAATACCTCCCTCTCCCCGATAAAAACCACCCAATTAAAAAGCCAGAACAGAGGCTCGGTGTGTGGATCAAGTGTCAAATTTATACTCCCAAAATTCCTTCCCACATTGTACTTACCTCCCTTTATTAAGGTTCTATGCTAAACAATATGTCAATATATCCTATGCCAaacaagatgtcaccttgaagactaagatgcgcctaacccaagccacggtatttccaatcacatcatatgcatgttaaagctggacaatgaataaggaagacagaagaagaattgacacctttgaattgtggtgttggagatgaatactgaatataccatggactaccaaaagaacgaacaaatctgtcctggaagaagtacaaccagaatgctccttagaagcaaggatggagagactgcatcttacataccttggacatgctgtcaggagagatcagtccctgaagaaggacatcatgcttggtaaagtatggggtcaacaaaaaagaggaagacctcgaagaggtggactgacacagtggctgcaacaatgagctcaagcataacaatgattgtgggcatggtgcagcaccaggcagtgttttgttctgttgtgcatagggtcacaatgagttggaactgattccacagcacccaacaacaacaatgtgccaAACACTAACTTTAGGTTCTGAAGTGGACCTGTTCAGCCAGTGATCTGCTTAAGGGTGAAACATGACACGTTCACTTTTATATCCATCACAAAAGTGCAGCAGATCTTGCTCATAaaggtttattcattcatttaacaatttACTGAGTGTCTACTACGTACAAAGAGCTCTGTTAGGTTTGTTGTATGTAACTGTATTCTATAAAGGAAACCAACATATAGCCAAGAGAGAATGCCCCTCGAGGTCATGAAGTAAATGAAGGAACACAAAACTGTCAATTCTGATTGCAAAAAtgagggaagaaaagagaaaggttTGAAAGAGAAAGGATGTCCAACACTGGCAGCAAAGTACGGGTGTGTTGGAAGACGAAAAGACAAAACCCATAATAGAAAGCAAAACACAGATAACAGGAGAATTGCTCAATATTACAGAGGTGACTGCTcatgtattctttcaccaaaagGCTAAATTAATGATGACAGCTAACTGGATTTGAAGAGgaaacttaaaaaccaaaaaggaacaAGTGACTTCAAATTATTTACATTCAAGttaaaaacaagagaaaacacTGGATTATTACCAAAGGAACCTAGTACCCTGCCAGTTTTTAGTATCATACGACATCCACTAGGGAGGCAAAGTAGACTGCTTTATGCAAAACATGTTCCTCCCTGGCTTTAAAACCTTCAGAGGCTTCTTGTTCTTTGAATAAAACCCACACTCCTGCCAAGGGCACACAAGGCTCAGCAAGGTCTGACTCCAGCCTGCCTTTCAGTCAACCCCCAATCCTCTTCCCTTTGCTCATGAAGCTCCAACAACATGACCTTCTGACAGGTCCTAGAACGTGTCATGCTCCTTCCCATCTTAGGTCATCTGCACCTGCTGGCCCCACTATCTAAGATGCTCCTGACACGGCTGACTCCTGCTCATCCAGCAGGTACCAGATTAAACATTACCTCTCAGACagaccttccctgaccaccttaAAGAATCCTTGCCCACCTACCACCATCCTGTTATTTTCTAACATAGCACCCTCATTTATTTTCATGAAAGCATCTATGTTATTCATCACTGGGTCTCTAGAATGGTgcctcgaaaaaaaaaaaaaaaaaaacccactgccgtcgagtcaattctaactcatagcgaccctataggacagagtagaactgccccatagagcttccaaggagcgcctggaggatttgaactgccgaccttttggatagcagccgtagcacttaaccaccacgccatcaaaaaaaaaaaaaaaaaccactgccatcgagtcaattctaactcatagcgaccctacaggacagagtagaactgccccatagagcttccaaggagcgcctggaggatttgaactgccaaccttttggataccagccgcagcacttaaccacacgCCACCCTAGCATACAGTAATttgaaaccaaacttgttgctatctagtcgattccaactcattataaccctataagacagagtagaactgccccatagggtttccaaggagcagctggtggatttaaactgctgaccttttggttggcagccatagctcttaatcactacaccaccaggacgcCTAGCAACAGTAAGTACCCAATATTATTGAAAGAATGCATGtagtaaaaaatgaaaagttaGAGTACCAAGAAACATGGCCCATGTCAGAGCCCTAGAATATTGTATAATTTCTAGGAGCTTCTTGGAGGGCTTACTGCTACTCCTGCCAGGCCCTGGCCCATGGCATAGAGCAAGGCAAAATAAGCCTCATGGCTGTAAACAGCTTCAGGTAAGCCTCAAAGATATCTGGTTCTAGCCTAACTCCCAGAAGAGAGTATGAATTGTTCTTTCTTCCAGAAACTTCCAAATCTCTAGGGTTTACCAAAGTCAAGAGCAGTCCCCAATGGGGGATTGTATTCCTTTGTCAGGCTAGATGCAAATGCCCATACTACTGGCCTTCCTTAACTGCATGCCTTTGCAAATCATTTCTCCATCACCATTGCCATACTCATCACCTAGGTACTTCTCCCATCTCCCTTCAGAAATACACCACATTTCCACCCCAGTCCTGACTCCCTGCTTCTCAGTCAATGTTCAGGGGGTGGAGGAAAAAATTACTAAAGGGTATGAGAAGGAACAAAAGtgaggaagggaaaggcaatgatGAAAgagtggagtcaattcctactcacagtcaCCCTAGAGCACAGagaagaacagccccatagggtttccaagaagcagctggtggattcaaactgccaacttgttggtcagtagctgagctcttaaccactgcaccgccagggctccacccTAGGAAGTAGATagaattttttccattttatagattgaGCAAGATACCGAAGGTCACACTGCTAGAAGGTGCAGAGCCAAGATCTAGACCTAGgttttccagttgccattgagtcaaccccgactcatggtaactccacgtgtatcagagtagaattgcgctccataaggttttcaatggctgatttttcagaagtagatcaccaggcctttttctgaggtgtctctgggtggactcaaactgtcaaccatttgtttagcagccaagggtgttaactgtttataccaccctgggactccaacAACCTTAAAAGCTATATCACTTTTAGCACCATCCAGTGTTTTACAGGCAGTTTTGGGAAGGGGTGGGAGAAGACGGGCAAGGAAATACCACCCTGAAATCACAGCTGTGCTCCATGCCCTAACATTAGAAGAAGGAAAGGTTCCAGCACCTTGATCTCCTGACACCTTCACCAGCACCTGCCTGGCAAGAGCCCTCTCCTGGGTTACATGGGACAACATTTTTGTTCTGATTAGGCTTCAGGGAAACACTTCACTCTTGCTGCAGGGCTGCAATGGAGTGATGGCTTATTGGCTTTCCCAGTTGGAATTCAACACATTTTTCCATAAAATAACACTACATTatggttaggatttataataacagtggtttttttttatttaaaaaaaaaaatcacttttaaaaGTATAATAGAGATCAACTAATCTGAAATCCAAAATTCTCTGAAAACCAGAAGTTTTTCAATAACTCATTTGGCAGCAAAACCTGACCTGACCTGAACTCATTTGGCCTGAATTCATCTGGCAATGAAACCTGACCTGAACTGACACGATGctatttatagtttttatttattcCACTGAGTGTGAATATTCATCAGCTTCACTGCAGAAATACTAATGTGTTTGATTATAGGATCCTGCTCCAGATCACACTACAGTGCTGTGTAGTATCTGGTACATACACAATAttgtctttcttaaaaaaaaataaaaatctgaattcAGCAATTCCAGCCTCAAAGGTTTTGAATACAGAATTAAGGAATGtgtttgtttggatttttttcctctttgaacCTTGGGTTCATCCCAAGTCTGAAATTAGACTATGAACAACATCATTTCTTTGGGAAAATATATTCTTaatttcaaacatacaaaaatgaactTTGGGAACACCACTAATTCATGGGTTGGGAACTATGTAAAatacacaataaagaaaaattcttTGTGATAAAAGGTTTTCATTATCCAAAAAAATTATCAGGTTctcagtgactacatcatcctgagaccagaagaactagatggtgcctggctacaaccgatgtctgccctgacagggaacacaacagagaacccctgagggagcaggagagcagtgggatgcagaccccaaattctcttaagaccagacttaatggtctgactgagactagaaggaccccggtggtcagggcccccagaccttctgttggcccaggacaggaaccattcccgaagccaagtcttcagacatggattagactggacaatgggttggagagggatgctggtgaagagtgagcttcttggatcaggtggacacttgagattatgctggcatctcctgcctagaggggagatgagaagttggagggggttagaagctggcgaaatggacacgaaaagagagagtagagggagagagtgggctgcctcattagggggagagtaattgggagtgtgtagcaaggcgtatatgggtttttgtgtgagagacttacttgatttgtaaactttcacttaaagcacaataaaaattattaaaaaaaaaaatcatgttctcCTTCCCATTCCCACGGAATCTTCAGGGATATATTCAGCGTCCAAAAAGAACAGACAAACCTGGACCCTTCTGTGTGCTAAGGAGCAGGTTGGAATATTAAAGCATGGAATGAGGAAAAGAGGGGTAGTATCAGAAATTCTATTACCTGCTCTCATTTTGTCATTCTGTTCACTTACATTTCTGCCAAAATTATGTTTTTTATGACTTTATTGCAATTCAAAGTTAGCCTTTCTAGCAGAAGGAAAGCATCAAGTGCCCCCTTTCAATACAAGTTTAAGGGAAAATCCAAGTCTTATGATAATTACCTTATGAACAtaacgaaggagccctggtggtgcagtcattaaagtgcttggctgctaaccagaaggtcagcagtcggagcccaccagtcactccacaggagaaagaggtagcagtctacatccataaagattacaacctaggaaaccctatgtggcagttctactttgtcctatgaatcggaatcaactcagtggcaatggggtttttggtATGAACATAATGAATCTTCTatctggttattttttttttctcattttcctttgGCTGCCCAAAAAAACCAGAGCTATAAAGCCCAGCTCTAGCACCTGCACAGAATTTTATACTATGTATTCTTTTCACTAACTCTGCCCGTATCAGCCTTGTTACTTTTCTTCTAACCTTATTTTCCTTTTGCCccaatttattcatccatttttcTTATGTGGTGGTATGTGTATCAGTGTAAATTTCCTCAAAACCTTTTTGTAATAACATGGAGTTTGGATAAATAGACAAATAAATAATTGCAGACTTAATAATGCACTGGCAGGGATCCATTTACTTCCAGCTGCAAGGACTGTGAGTAGTAACACAACTCTGAATCATTCCACTTGATTAACTGCACAAAGACTGAGCCAtaattaaaactttctaaatcaAAATGCCCACGGTCATCATTCATTACGTGAAAATAATCATAAATTAGGGAAAGCAAAAGAAGTACTTCAGTTATATTGTATGTTTCAAATATATACAGTCATACAGAGATATGCTGCCAACCGCTCTACCCCGTATCTCCTAACCATCAAATACTTCCCTGTAGCACAACATCAGAGCATGAGATAGTGAGATCCCCACTTCCTGCACTGGGCACCTCCTACTTACTGGAGTTACTGAAAGAAGATGGGTAAGTCCTAAAGAGTATTCATAAAGCTCCCCTAAGAGCCAAATACTTTCTATTCTACTTTTGCAAGttgatcattcttttttcttttcaatcatTCTAAAGCACTAGAAATTTCCCAGTGTGCAATCCATACTTCTGAATAGTTGCCCAGTtaaaatttctggaaaaaaaaaatcagaatttaaGCAACAAATGGTAATCAAGGGAGTAAATTAGAATATACAAAGCAAGCCCTTTCAAGCTATAAGAACGAAGTACTTCTATAAGAAATGAAGAGGGAGTTTATACGTCCCCACAGCTAGAAAGCTGCATATTCGAGCACATTTCAGGTACAAGTATGTGGTAGCTAGGTCTGGAGACCAGGTTTCTTGTGCAGCATCGTTTCTGGTAGAATTATATTTGAATAAATCAAAGACTCTCCAAGGTTGAAATGAGACTGCAAaggaaaaacattattttttaaaagcaattaTTATTGACATATATGATATCCGTAGTAAAAACTGACTTCTATCTGAAACAGTTCTGTAACGATGCCAAAAACAAAATTAGGAAATATTTTGCAAAGTAGAAGACTGAGTTTAATAAACAACAGTGCATGATGAATGTTTACTGTTTTATTAGACCTCTAAAAATTATTTATGAATGATATTTTATGTAATCAGGGCTTTTTAATCTTACCTTGTAAATttttgaaattaagatatttaaaaatcTCTTTTAAAATGATGGATTATGGATGTTACCAACACAGAAAAGTTGTGCCTACAGGAGTGTGGCACACAGAATCCTAAAGCTGTCCCCCAAGATTCCTATCCCGATTATTCATTCAATAACCAGTACCTCAATCTAGGTACGGTGAGAAGGGACTCTGCAAATATAATTAAGGTTATTAATCAATTGACTTTGAAATAGGGAGATTATCTGGAtgatccaggtgggcccaatacAGTCACATGAGCCCTTTAAAAGCAAAAGAGGAAACCAGGAGAGAAAGGCAGACGGATTCAAAGCATGAGAAGAATTCCACACACCATTACTGGCTTCTAAGATTGAGGGGGTCTTCGAGCTAAGGAACATAGAGGAAACCTCTAGAAGCTGAGAACAACCCCCAGTGGACATGGACATCAGAACTGATTTCTGCCAATGAGCCCAGAAGTAGATTCTCCCTGAGTCACTGGCCTGTTGATCCCTTGACTTCAGCCTTATAAGGCCCAGAGCAGAGAACCCAGCAGAGCCACACTGTACGTGgacttctgactcacaggaactgtgagataataaagaaTGTCATTGAAAGCCACTAAACCGTGGTAAATTTGTTaaggcagcaatagaaaactaatacaaggggtaaagcaaaaaaaagaaccaaaagatGGTCACATAGGAGTCTGTTAAACTATCTTTAGTGATTT
Proteins encoded in this window:
- the CRADD gene encoding death domain-containing protein CRADD isoform X1 codes for the protein MEARDKQVLRSLRLELGAEVLVEGLVLQYLYQEGILTENHVQEIKAQVTGLRRTMLLLDILPSRGPKAFDTFLDSLQEFPWVREKLEKAREEAVTEPPAGRRCQHNLKCPPDPRSSLFTSIPLQPIVQSNPCLKTWLREWFLSWANRRSGGPDHRGPSSLSQTIKSGLKRIWGLHPTALLLPQGFSVVFPVRADIGCSQAPSSSSGLRMM